A genomic region of Gemmata massiliana contains the following coding sequences:
- a CDS encoding cytidine deaminase, whose protein sequence is MTDPLVAAATSARERAFAPFSKFQVGAALEALDGTIVPGCNVESASYGLTMCAERVAIFRGVADGFQRFTRVAVVTDTATPTPPCGACRQLLWEFAPEAEVLLANLKGDVVKWTVRDLIPGAFDANQLGEPGV, encoded by the coding sequence GTGACAGATCCGCTGGTCGCGGCCGCGACTTCGGCACGAGAGCGGGCGTTCGCGCCGTTCTCGAAATTCCAGGTGGGGGCTGCACTCGAAGCGCTGGACGGTACGATCGTTCCCGGGTGCAACGTCGAGAGCGCGAGTTATGGGCTCACGATGTGCGCAGAACGCGTCGCGATCTTCCGCGGGGTGGCTGACGGCTTTCAGCGGTTCACTCGCGTGGCCGTCGTCACCGATACCGCGACTCCAACGCCTCCGTGTGGAGCGTGCCGCCAACTGCTCTGGGAGTTCGCACCCGAGGCCGAGGTGCTGCTCGCCAATCTCAAGGGCGATGTGGTGAAGTGGACCGTGCGCGACCTGATCCCCGGCGCGTTTGATGCGAACCAACTCGGCGAACCCGGAGTTTGA
- the upp gene encoding uracil phosphoribosyltransferase, with product MPAPVTVSTHPLVQHKLARLRATETRPPEFRELVAGISRALFFEAARELRLEPVRVQTPLTETTCHRIADRVGLVPVLRAGLGMADALLDALPEAAVWHLGLYRDHATLKPVTYYNKLPPKPDMDVGIVLDPMLATGGSAIAALDILKKTGTPRLMFVGLIAAPEGVAALQAAHPEVPIFLAALDAKLNEVGYIVPGLGDAGDRQFGTS from the coding sequence ATGCCCGCACCCGTTACTGTTTCGACGCACCCACTGGTTCAGCACAAGCTCGCGCGCCTGCGGGCCACAGAGACGCGCCCGCCGGAGTTCCGCGAACTGGTCGCGGGGATCTCTCGCGCGCTGTTCTTTGAGGCGGCCCGGGAGTTGCGCCTCGAACCGGTTCGAGTACAAACACCACTCACGGAAACGACGTGCCACCGGATCGCGGACCGTGTGGGCCTCGTGCCGGTGCTCCGTGCCGGGCTGGGAATGGCGGACGCGCTGCTCGACGCGCTCCCGGAAGCGGCCGTATGGCACCTCGGGTTGTACCGCGATCATGCGACGCTCAAGCCGGTGACGTACTACAACAAGCTGCCGCCGAAGCCGGACATGGATGTGGGAATCGTTCTCGACCCGATGCTCGCGACCGGCGGGAGCGCGATCGCGGCTCTCGACATTCTGAAGAAGACCGGCACCCCGCGTCTGATGTTTGTAGGGTTGATTGCTGCCCCCGAGGGCGTGGCGGCGTTACAAGCCGCGCACCCCGAAGTGCCTATTTTCCTCGCCGCACTCGACGCCAAACTGAACGAAGTGGGCTACATCGTGCCCGGCCTCGGCGACGCGGGCGATCGACAGTTCGGGACGTCCTGA